A section of the Macaca thibetana thibetana isolate TM-01 chromosome 10, ASM2454274v1, whole genome shotgun sequence genome encodes:
- the ADISSP gene encoding UPF0687 protein C20orf27 homolog isoform X1, producing MAAANKGKCLPGLVGLAQALPVGPGRRAIAAGNKPRVRSIRFAAGHDAEGSHSHVHFDEKLHDSVVMVTQESDSSFLVKVGFLKILHRYEITFTLPPVHRLSKDVREAPVPSLHLKLLSVVPVPEGYSVKCEYSAHKEGVLKEEILLACEGGTGTCVRVTVQARVMDRHHGTPMLLDGVKCVGAELEYDSEHSDWHGFD from the exons ATGGCTGCGGCTAACAAGGGTAAGTGCCTTCCTGGCCTGGTGGGGCTTGCACAAGCTCTTCCAGTGGGCCCTGGTAGGAGGGCCATTGCTGCAG GCAACAAGCCCAGAGTCCGGAGTATCCGCTTTGCGGCAGGCCATGATGCGGAAGGATCCCACAGCCACGTCCACTTTGATGAGAAGCTGCATGACTCGGTGGTCATGGTCACCCAGGAGAGTGACAGCAGCTTTCTGGTCAAG GTTGGCTTCCTGAAGATCCTGCACAGGTATGAGATTACCTTCACTCTGCCCCCAGTGCACAGGCTGAGCAAGGACGTCCGTGAGGCACCTGTCCCCAGCCTGCACCTCAAGCTCCTCAGTGTGGTGCCCGTCCCTGAAG GTTATAGTGTCAAGTGCGAGTACTCAGCACACAAAGAGGGCGTCCTCAAAGAGGAGATACTGCTAGCCTGCGAAGGTGGCACCGGCACCTGTGTGCGCGTGACGGTGCAGGCCCGCGTCATGG ACCGACACCACGGCACGCCCATGCTGCTGGACGGTGTCAAGTGCGTGGGCGCCGAGCTGGAATATGACTCAGAGCACAGCGACTGGCATGGCTTTGACTGA
- the SPEF1 gene encoding sperm flagellar protein 1 isoform X1, protein MASNVDEEALHQLYLWVDNIPLSRPKRNLSRDFSDGVLVAEVIKFYFPKMVEMHNYVPANSLQQKLSNWGHLNRKVLKRLNFSVPDVVMRKIAECAPGVVELVLIPLRQRLEERQRRRKQGTGSLQELAPQDGSGYMDVGLSQKARGEGALDPQGEGQLSGVRPPAPRPPAYNQALQGDPSFVLQIAEKEQELLASQETVQVLQMKVRRLEHLLQLKNVRIEDLSRRLQQAERKQRRMDRFPEPRSHVQRPSLPPKAVSNTSGPALQPPALGLGGRSPGSVHTPRIRYPRSSEDGCVSTRASSPCPQPWGNLPWVAEGLPCPSWELTWDPPRRWRPQQLERKG, encoded by the exons ATGGCGAGCAACGTGGACGAGGAGGCGCTGCACCAGCTGTACCTGTGGGTAGACAACATACCTCTGTCCCGGCCCAAGCGAAACCTCTCCCGGGACTTTAGTGATGGAG TCCTAGTTGCAGAGGTCATCAAGTTTTACTTCCCCAAGATGGTGGAGATGCACAATTATGTCCCCGCCAACTCTCTCCAGCAGAAACTCAGCAACTGGGGTCATCTGAACAG GAAGGTGCTGAAGAGGCTGAACTTTTCAGTACCGGATGTCGTGATGCGCAAGATCGCAGAGTGCGCCCCAGGTGTGGTGGAGCTGGTGCTTATACCGCTGAGGCAGCGCCTGGAGGAGAGGCAGAGGCGCAGGAAGCAGGGCACTGGCTCCTTACAG GAGCTGGCTCCCCAGGATGGCAGTGGCTACATGGATGTGG gtttATCCCAGAAGGCCCGAGGTGAAGGTGCCCTGGACCCCCAGGGAGAGGGTCAGCTCAG CGGGGTACGGCCGCCGGCGCCTCGGCCTCCGGCGTATAACCAGGCGTTGCAGGGCGACCCGAGCTTCGTCCTCCAGATCGCTGAAAAGGAGCAGGAGCTGTTGGCCTCGCAGGAGACCGTGCAG GTCCTGCAGATGAAGGTAAGGCGCCTGGAGCACCTGCTCCAGCTCAAGAACGTGCGGATCGAAGACCTCTCCCGGCGGCTCCAGCAGGCAGAGCGGAAGCAGCG GAGAATGGACCGCTTTCCAGAGCCCAGAAGCCACGTGCAGAGACCTAGCCTGCCCCCCAAAGCAGTGTCCAACACCTCGGGCCCGGCCTTACAGCCCCCCGCGCTGGGCCTTGGGGGGCGGTCCCCTGGCTCTGTCCACACCCCCAGAATCAGGTACCCGCGCAGCTCCGAGGACGGCTGCGTCTCCACCCGGGCTAGTTCCCCATGCCCTCAGCCATGGGGGAATCTGCCCTGGGTCGCTGAGGGGCTCCCCTGCCCCTCCTGGGAGCTTACCTGGGACCCACCTCGGCGATGGAGACCGCAGCAGCTGGAGAGGAAAGGGTGA
- the ADISSP gene encoding UPF0687 protein C20orf27 homolog isoform X2, translating to MAAANKGNKPRVRSIRFAAGHDAEGSHSHVHFDEKLHDSVVMVTQESDSSFLVKVGFLKILHRYEITFTLPPVHRLSKDVREAPVPSLHLKLLSVVPVPEGYSVKCEYSAHKEGVLKEEILLACEGGTGTCVRVTVQARVMDRHHGTPMLLDGVKCVGAELEYDSEHSDWHGFD from the exons ATGGCTGCGGCTAACAAGG GCAACAAGCCCAGAGTCCGGAGTATCCGCTTTGCGGCAGGCCATGATGCGGAAGGATCCCACAGCCACGTCCACTTTGATGAGAAGCTGCATGACTCGGTGGTCATGGTCACCCAGGAGAGTGACAGCAGCTTTCTGGTCAAG GTTGGCTTCCTGAAGATCCTGCACAGGTATGAGATTACCTTCACTCTGCCCCCAGTGCACAGGCTGAGCAAGGACGTCCGTGAGGCACCTGTCCCCAGCCTGCACCTCAAGCTCCTCAGTGTGGTGCCCGTCCCTGAAG GTTATAGTGTCAAGTGCGAGTACTCAGCACACAAAGAGGGCGTCCTCAAAGAGGAGATACTGCTAGCCTGCGAAGGTGGCACCGGCACCTGTGTGCGCGTGACGGTGCAGGCCCGCGTCATGG ACCGACACCACGGCACGCCCATGCTGCTGGACGGTGTCAAGTGCGTGGGCGCCGAGCTGGAATATGACTCAGAGCACAGCGACTGGCATGGCTTTGACTGA
- the SPEF1 gene encoding sperm flagellar protein 1 isoform X2, with the protein MASNVDEEALHQLYLWVDNIPLSRPKRNLSRDFSDGVLVAEVIKFYFPKMVEMHNYVPANSLQQKLSNWGHLNRKVLKRLNFSVPDVVMRKIAECAPGVVELVLIPLRQRLEERQRRRKQGTGSLQELAPQDGSGYMDVGLSQKARGEGALDPQGEGQLSGVRPPAPRPPAYNQALQGDPSFVLQIAEKEQELLASQETVQVLQMKVRRLEHLLQLKNVRIEDLSRRLQQAERKQR; encoded by the exons ATGGCGAGCAACGTGGACGAGGAGGCGCTGCACCAGCTGTACCTGTGGGTAGACAACATACCTCTGTCCCGGCCCAAGCGAAACCTCTCCCGGGACTTTAGTGATGGAG TCCTAGTTGCAGAGGTCATCAAGTTTTACTTCCCCAAGATGGTGGAGATGCACAATTATGTCCCCGCCAACTCTCTCCAGCAGAAACTCAGCAACTGGGGTCATCTGAACAG GAAGGTGCTGAAGAGGCTGAACTTTTCAGTACCGGATGTCGTGATGCGCAAGATCGCAGAGTGCGCCCCAGGTGTGGTGGAGCTGGTGCTTATACCGCTGAGGCAGCGCCTGGAGGAGAGGCAGAGGCGCAGGAAGCAGGGCACTGGCTCCTTACAG GAGCTGGCTCCCCAGGATGGCAGTGGCTACATGGATGTGG gtttATCCCAGAAGGCCCGAGGTGAAGGTGCCCTGGACCCCCAGGGAGAGGGTCAGCTCAG CGGGGTACGGCCGCCGGCGCCTCGGCCTCCGGCGTATAACCAGGCGTTGCAGGGCGACCCGAGCTTCGTCCTCCAGATCGCTGAAAAGGAGCAGGAGCTGTTGGCCTCGCAGGAGACCGTGCAG GTCCTGCAGATGAAGGTAAGGCGCCTGGAGCACCTGCTCCAGCTCAAGAACGTGCGGATCGAAGACCTCTCCCGGCGGCTCCAGCAGGCAGAGCGGAAGCAGCGGTGA